From a single Paraburkholderia sp. D15 genomic region:
- a CDS encoding CobW family GTP-binding protein: protein MRTISLVVIGGYLGAGKTTLLNHVLTHAGSRRVTVLVNDFGSINIDAALIRERTDDVISLENGCVCCSIGGRLTEALLALSARDDPPDLLIIEASGVSDPLRIAQIGMLDRAFRLDGIVVLVDAERVEATLADPYVGDIAQRQIASATALVLNKMDLLDDAARRAALERVEALAHSRVMMQTSHGVVPPGLIFDLAECGGHDELAEHNEPRVEPVHHSRRHDPRPLGAALTPAALRSFSFVTDAVLNRRKLKDALLGFSARLLRAKGFVRLDDDGALHELHVAGSRVRITASANAGSSESLIVLIGLFDNDDEARARAALSAAQLGERETNIV, encoded by the coding sequence ATGCGCACGATCTCGCTCGTCGTGATCGGCGGCTATCTCGGCGCGGGCAAGACCACGCTCCTGAATCACGTGCTCACGCACGCCGGTTCGCGCCGCGTCACCGTGCTCGTCAACGACTTCGGCTCGATCAATATCGACGCCGCGCTGATCCGCGAACGCACCGACGACGTGATCAGCCTGGAGAACGGTTGCGTGTGCTGCTCGATCGGCGGACGGCTGACCGAGGCCCTGCTGGCGCTCAGTGCGCGCGACGATCCGCCGGACCTGTTGATCATCGAAGCGAGCGGCGTGTCGGACCCGCTGCGTATCGCGCAGATCGGCATGCTCGACCGCGCGTTCCGGCTCGACGGCATCGTCGTGCTGGTGGATGCGGAGCGCGTCGAGGCAACCCTGGCCGATCCGTATGTCGGCGATATCGCGCAGCGGCAGATCGCCAGCGCCACGGCGCTGGTGCTGAACAAGATGGACCTGCTCGACGATGCCGCGCGGCGCGCCGCGCTCGAGCGCGTCGAAGCGCTCGCGCACAGCCGGGTGATGATGCAGACGAGTCATGGCGTGGTGCCGCCGGGGTTGATCTTCGATCTGGCTGAATGCGGCGGGCACGATGAGCTCGCTGAGCACAATGAGCCACGCGTGGAGCCTGTGCATCACTCACGACGTCATGATCCGCGGCCCTTAGGCGCTGCGTTGACGCCCGCCGCGCTCCGCAGTTTCTCTTTCGTCACCGACGCGGTGCTCAACCGCCGCAAACTCAAGGACGCGCTGCTCGGCTTTTCGGCGCGGCTGCTACGCGCGAAAGGCTTCGTGCGGCTCGATGACGACGGCGCCTTGCACGAACTGCATGTGGCCGGAAGTCGCGTGCGGATCACGGCCTCGGCCAACGCGGGTTCGTCCGAATCGCTGATCGTCCTGATCGGCCTGTTCGACAACGACGACGAAGCACGCGCGCGAGCCGCGTTGAGCGCCGCGCAACTCGGCGAGAGGGAGACGAACATAGTGTGA
- a CDS encoding amidohydrolase, with the protein MSQSNASSSTQVFVARKIVTMNPMQPHATHVAIRDGRILSVGNAEDVAQWGDAETVDTFRDKVLLPGFVEGHCHLMEGAMWDAVYVGYYDRRGPDGRRWPGLKTLDAVLDRLREAQARLPAGDAPLLAWGFDPIFFGASRMTVRELDTVSATRPIAILHASVHLMNVNSAMLLRAGIDEDTDIDGIDRDADGQPTGELQEFAAMFPVYRVIGGGLSIAASENVEAIWNFGRVAQLAGVTTATDLVNDFSERGLANLREVTGSADFPLRIVPAFAPQRSPEGGPQRVLDALQRATPKLRFGPVKFIVDGSIQGFTARLKWPGYLNGKPNGLWLIPPSQFVEVFTPFHEAGLQLHVHTNGNEATELVLDAFEQLLAHHPRRDHRHTLQHCQMADASQLARAASLGLCINFFSNHLYYWGDAHYAQTMGADRANRMNAAESARRLGIPFAFHSDAPITPLNPLFTAWCAAQRETASGRILGAGERVPLADALRAITWGAAYTLKMDHLVGSIETGKFADFAVLAEDPAELPLARLKDLEVWGTVVGGRIFEAPA; encoded by the coding sequence ATGAGCCAGTCCAACGCTTCAAGTTCCACGCAGGTGTTCGTCGCGAGGAAGATCGTGACGATGAACCCGATGCAACCGCACGCGACCCACGTCGCGATTCGCGACGGCAGGATTCTCTCGGTCGGTAACGCCGAAGACGTCGCGCAATGGGGCGACGCCGAAACGGTCGACACGTTCCGCGACAAAGTGCTGCTGCCGGGTTTCGTCGAAGGCCATTGCCATTTGATGGAAGGTGCGATGTGGGACGCCGTCTACGTCGGCTACTACGACCGCCGTGGCCCTGACGGCCGGCGCTGGCCCGGTCTGAAGACGCTCGACGCGGTGCTCGACCGTCTGCGTGAAGCACAAGCGCGCCTGCCGGCCGGCGACGCGCCCTTGCTCGCGTGGGGCTTCGATCCGATCTTTTTCGGCGCGAGCCGCATGACGGTTCGCGAGCTCGATACGGTGTCGGCCACGCGGCCCATCGCGATTCTGCATGCGAGCGTGCATCTGATGAATGTCAATTCGGCGATGCTGCTGCGCGCCGGTATCGACGAAGACACCGACATCGACGGCATCGACCGGGACGCCGACGGCCAGCCCACCGGCGAGCTGCAGGAGTTCGCCGCGATGTTTCCGGTGTATCGCGTGATCGGCGGCGGCCTGTCGATCGCCGCGAGCGAGAACGTCGAGGCGATCTGGAATTTCGGCCGCGTCGCGCAACTCGCGGGCGTGACGACCGCGACCGATCTGGTGAACGACTTCTCCGAGCGCGGCCTGGCCAATCTGCGCGAGGTGACGGGAAGCGCCGATTTTCCGCTGCGCATCGTGCCCGCGTTCGCGCCGCAACGCAGCCCCGAGGGCGGCCCGCAACGCGTGCTCGATGCGCTGCAGCGCGCAACGCCGAAGCTGCGCTTCGGGCCGGTGAAATTCATCGTCGACGGGTCGATCCAGGGCTTCACCGCGCGCCTCAAATGGCCGGGCTATCTGAACGGCAAACCCAACGGCTTGTGGCTGATTCCGCCGAGCCAGTTCGTCGAGGTCTTCACGCCGTTTCACGAAGCGGGTCTGCAACTGCACGTGCATACCAACGGCAACGAAGCGACCGAACTCGTGCTGGATGCGTTCGAACAACTGCTCGCGCATCATCCGCGCCGCGATCATCGCCATACGTTGCAGCACTGCCAGATGGCCGATGCGAGCCAGCTCGCGCGCGCGGCGAGCCTCGGCCTATGCATCAACTTCTTCTCGAACCATCTTTACTATTGGGGCGACGCGCATTACGCGCAAACCATGGGCGCCGATCGCGCGAACCGGATGAACGCCGCGGAATCCGCGCGACGTCTCGGCATTCCGTTCGCGTTTCATTCCGATGCGCCAATCACGCCGCTCAACCCGCTCTTCACCGCGTGGTGCGCGGCGCAACGCGAGACCGCGTCAGGCCGCATTCTCGGCGCGGGCGAACGCGTGCCGCTCGCCGACGCGCTGCGCGCGATCACGTGGGGCGCCGCTTATACGCTGAAGATGGACCATCTGGTGGGCAGCATCGAAACCGGCAAGTTCGCCGACTTTGCCGTGCTCGCGGAAGATCCGGCCGAGCTGCCGCTCGCGCGGCTCAAGGACCTCGAAGTGTGGGGCACGGTGGTCGGCGGCCGCATCTTCGAAGCGCCGGCGTGA
- a CDS encoding sodium:solute symporter family protein, with the protein MATAVFLGFILFSLYLAIRSNRGRGPQSMHDFFVASRQFGAPLVFFLAAGEIYSIGTMVGFPGGIYAKGPTYGVWFLGYILLAYPLGYFIGPKIWAAGQRYNAITLPDLFKGHFGSRALEVLVAASAIVFLLPWGELQFTGLVAALNGLGWHFKPLYLILIAALLAFSYIAIAGVRASAYIAVLKDVLMVAAIVVTGVAVSMEVGVTEVFHAASLHVSNRMNAHQLTFSMSTMLFQSLGFYVMPFAVQNFFTAKSANTIRRTQVAMPLYMLMYPFLVIASYYAISQNLHLASPNEAFFAAAIRLLPGWLLGMVAAGASLSGLLVLAGICLAIGPIVTRNLLPGMPEARQKQGAKVVIVLYLLVSIVMTLLTPNLMLTLINTTYYGVTQFFPGVIVILFGLRVRPAAIASGMLTGQVLAVILYLLQIDLGGLNLGLPCLGVNLLVMTAVNLTAKPSRAHALP; encoded by the coding sequence ATGGCTACCGCCGTATTCCTCGGCTTCATTCTGTTCTCGCTGTATCTCGCGATCCGTTCGAACCGGGGACGCGGTCCGCAGAGCATGCACGACTTCTTCGTGGCGTCGCGGCAGTTCGGCGCGCCGCTGGTGTTCTTCCTCGCTGCCGGCGAGATCTACAGCATCGGCACGATGGTCGGTTTCCCGGGCGGCATCTACGCGAAGGGGCCGACCTACGGTGTATGGTTCCTCGGCTATATCCTGCTTGCCTATCCGCTCGGCTATTTCATCGGCCCGAAAATCTGGGCCGCCGGTCAGCGCTACAACGCGATCACGCTGCCCGATCTCTTCAAGGGGCACTTCGGCAGCCGCGCGCTCGAAGTGCTGGTGGCCGCATCCGCGATCGTGTTTCTATTGCCGTGGGGCGAGTTGCAGTTCACCGGGCTCGTCGCCGCGTTGAACGGTCTGGGCTGGCACTTCAAGCCGCTCTATCTGATCCTGATCGCCGCGCTGCTCGCCTTCAGCTACATCGCGATCGCGGGCGTGCGCGCGTCGGCCTATATCGCGGTGCTGAAAGACGTGCTGATGGTGGCGGCGATCGTCGTGACGGGCGTGGCGGTGTCGATGGAAGTCGGCGTCACCGAAGTGTTTCATGCGGCGAGTCTGCACGTGAGCAACCGGATGAACGCGCATCAGCTGACCTTCTCGATGAGCACGATGCTGTTCCAGTCGCTCGGTTTCTACGTGATGCCGTTCGCGGTCCAGAACTTCTTCACCGCGAAAAGCGCGAACACGATCCGCCGCACCCAGGTCGCGATGCCGCTGTACATGCTGATGTATCCGTTCCTCGTGATCGCCTCGTACTACGCGATCAGTCAGAATCTGCATCTCGCGTCGCCGAACGAAGCGTTCTTCGCCGCCGCGATCCGTCTGCTGCCAGGCTGGCTGCTCGGCATGGTGGCCGCGGGCGCGTCGCTGTCGGGTCTGCTGGTGCTGGCCGGCATCTGCCTCGCGATCGGTCCGATCGTCACGCGCAACCTGCTGCCCGGCATGCCGGAAGCGCGCCAGAAGCAAGGCGCGAAAGTGGTGATCGTGCTGTATCTGCTGGTGTCGATCGTGATGACGCTGCTCACGCCGAACCTGATGCTCACGTTGATCAACACCACCTATTACGGCGTCACGCAGTTCTTCCCCGGCGTGATCGTGATTCTGTTCGGTCTGCGCGTGCGGCCCGCCGCGATCGCCTCGGGGATGTTGACCGGGCAGGTGCTGGCGGTCATCCTGTACCTGCTGCAGATCGACCTCGGCGGTCTGAATCTCGGGCTGCCGTGCCTCGGCGTGAACCTGCTGGTGATGACCGCGGTGAACCTGACCGCGAAGCCGAGCCGCGCGCATGCGTTGCCCTGA
- a CDS encoding DUF3311 domain-containing protein, producing MLKLFIGLGIPYLGVIGLLPWVASVDRFVLGVPFIYAWIFAWFILTSGCLMICWRVFDRRGGDDSYPHNR from the coding sequence ATGCTCAAACTGTTTATCGGACTCGGCATTCCTTACCTGGGCGTGATCGGCCTGTTGCCGTGGGTCGCCTCCGTCGACCGCTTCGTGCTCGGCGTGCCCTTCATCTACGCGTGGATCTTCGCGTGGTTCATCCTGACCTCGGGCTGTCTGATGATCTGCTGGCGGGTGTTCGACCGCCGCGGCGGCGACGACTCGTACCCGCACAACCGTTAA
- a CDS encoding nuclear transport factor 2 family protein, translating into MAQPQSTQESHPQPHADTREHVTADTLAAFSDAFNRHDAQALMGFMTEDCVFDAAGGPDVFGTRFVGRDATRAAFEAVFKTFPDAHWGQGRHYVAGERGVSEWVFTGTHAEGWRIEAEGCDLFEFRDGLIAVKRAFRKERPKQNV; encoded by the coding sequence ATGGCTCAACCGCAGAGCACGCAGGAATCACACCCGCAACCGCACGCCGACACGCGTGAGCACGTCACCGCCGACACGCTCGCCGCATTTTCCGACGCCTTCAACCGTCACGACGCGCAGGCCTTGATGGGCTTCATGACCGAAGACTGCGTGTTCGACGCGGCGGGCGGTCCCGACGTATTCGGCACGCGTTTCGTCGGCCGCGATGCGACGCGCGCGGCCTTCGAAGCGGTCTTCAAAACGTTTCCCGATGCGCACTGGGGCCAGGGGCGTCACTACGTGGCCGGCGAGCGCGGCGTGTCCGAATGGGTATTCACCGGCACGCACGCGGAGGGCTGGCGCATCGAGGCCGAAGGCTGCGATCTGTTCGAGTTCCGCGACGGACTCATCGCGGTCAAGCGCGCCTTCCGCAAGGAACGTCCGAAGCAGAACGTTTGA
- a CDS encoding FAD-binding oxidoreductase: protein MEHSEIERVAQHLPSGRNERDEREHDTRYDPAYDPLVSPGPGWGKQYAPTYWVATAGTPPADDGPIAGDVDVDVAIIGGGYTGLATALCLAREHGIKAVVLEANKTSWGCSSRNGGQGQNASGRLSRSQWIERWGKDVALKMHDEIQQGFDHFKSLIAEIDCDPQPGGHFLIAHRPRIMQKLAAEAKVWKDVFGYPSELIDRHTLQRDYVNDHEAAGALHEPEGIGIHALKLAFGYLRLAREAGAKVHPASPVLGWETIHGVHHLRTPGGVVRARAVGIATGAYTAQTLHETLRSRIMPILSNSMVTRPLTDQEIAACNFRTTQVLTDTRTLRFYYRFLPDRRLQIGSRSAITGADAANPRHYDLLVEGMVRKFPALRGVAIDYSWWGWVDVSHDMMPRVYQPDPRQTIYYALGYGGNGVSYSQQAGRRLAERIAGKGAGQTLPIFTSPLPGHPFAPFRRIGQRMLYQMYFRRDEKP, encoded by the coding sequence ATGGAGCACAGTGAAATCGAACGCGTCGCGCAGCACCTGCCGTCCGGACGCAATGAACGCGACGAACGCGAGCACGATACCCGCTACGATCCCGCGTACGACCCGCTGGTGTCGCCCGGACCGGGCTGGGGCAAGCAGTACGCGCCGACCTACTGGGTCGCGACGGCCGGCACGCCGCCCGCCGACGACGGCCCGATCGCCGGCGACGTCGATGTGGACGTCGCGATCATCGGCGGCGGGTATACGGGGCTCGCCACCGCGCTGTGTCTGGCGCGTGAGCACGGCATCAAGGCGGTCGTGCTGGAGGCCAACAAGACCAGTTGGGGATGCAGCAGCCGCAACGGCGGGCAAGGGCAGAACGCGTCGGGGCGGCTCTCGCGCTCGCAATGGATCGAACGCTGGGGCAAGGACGTCGCGCTGAAAATGCACGACGAGATCCAGCAGGGCTTCGACCACTTCAAATCGCTGATCGCGGAGATCGATTGCGATCCGCAGCCCGGAGGCCATTTCCTGATCGCGCACCGTCCGCGCATCATGCAGAAGCTGGCCGCCGAGGCGAAGGTCTGGAAGGACGTGTTCGGCTATCCGTCGGAACTGATCGACCGGCATACGCTGCAGCGCGATTACGTGAACGATCACGAAGCGGCCGGCGCGCTGCACGAGCCCGAGGGCATCGGCATTCACGCGCTGAAACTCGCGTTCGGCTATCTGCGGCTCGCGCGCGAGGCGGGTGCGAAGGTGCATCCGGCGAGTCCGGTGCTCGGCTGGGAGACCATCCATGGCGTGCATCATCTGCGCACGCCGGGCGGCGTCGTGCGGGCGCGCGCGGTCGGCATCGCGACCGGCGCGTACACCGCGCAGACGCTGCACGAGACGTTGCGCAGCCGCATCATGCCGATCCTGTCGAACTCGATGGTCACGCGCCCGCTCACCGACCAGGAGATCGCCGCGTGCAACTTCCGCACGACCCAGGTGCTGACCGATACGCGCACGCTGCGTTTCTACTATCGCTTTCTGCCGGACCGGCGTCTGCAGATCGGCAGCCGCTCGGCGATCACCGGCGCCGACGCGGCCAACCCGCGCCACTACGACTTGCTGGTCGAGGGCATGGTGCGCAAGTTTCCCGCGCTGCGCGGCGTGGCGATCGATTACTCGTGGTGGGGCTGGGTCGACGTGAGCCACGACATGATGCCGCGCGTGTACCAGCCGGACCCGCGGCAGACGATCTACTACGCACTCGGTTACGGCGGCAACGGCGTGTCGTATTCGCAGCAGGCCGGGCGGCGGCTTGCCGAACGCATCGCGGGCAAGGGCGCCGGGCAGACGCTGCCGATCTTCACGTCACCGTTGCCGGGGCATCCGTTCGCGCCGTTCCGGCGCATCGGGCAGCGGATGCTGTACCAGATGTACTTCCGCCGCGACGAGAAGCCGTGA